The sequence taaaattcatgGATGTTACATTTGACAGAACTTACTGTTGTAAACATTCACCCCAAAAGGGCTAGGCATGAAATGTACTCCGTCATACGAAGCACAAATCTCATAAGTGCCAACTTCTTTTGCCTGGTAACTAGCGGTATAAGTTCCATCATTATTATCTGAGAAGTTCCATGTCATAATGGAAGATTTTTCGATTGAAACAATCTCTAGTTTCAACCTCGCCTGTTTTGATTGTACATGATTGTAGTATGAATCCTTGAGTTGTACAACTACTTCGTTATTAACCAGTTTAGGTACTTTTGTTGAGCATTTTACTACTTCTGATAACGACATGTTAACCACTCCTGCAGAACCGAACAAAGACGCATCAAGAATCTGCATATACAGCACCATATCTTGCTAAGAATGCAGTGCAAAATCTAAATATACCTGCACTTACTTCCTTTCTAAACGGATGCCCATCATTTAATTGGATATTTCCACAAAATACACTGATTTCGTAGATACCACTTTTTTCGGGCCTGTAAATAACATCAAAAACACTAGCCTTGGGAATTTGGTTTCCAGAAAGCTGCATAAAAAACTCCATGTTTAACATTCCTTGCTCTGTAGCATACTATCTCAAGAAATAAATATTGTAAATCACCTACATTGTTGACTGTTGCATTTGCAACCTGCATAAGATCGAAATCTCCGTTATTTGGTGTTCCATAGGACATGCTTCCTGTAGCAGATCAAATTATGTTTCCGGTAAAGCTAATGAAAAATGTAACCGTTTAAACTAAATCATCATGAATTCTACCATTGGAAATCTCCCTTATTAGAATGCTTGGATGTAAAATCTGGGAATAATCAAATTCATGCACAATTCGAACTTGAAGGCTTTCCACTTCAACTGGGGAAGGATATAAATAAGCATCCTTCAAGAAAACAGAGAACTTTGCTGTATCACCAGCAACAGAATCATTTAAACCTGATCCATTGACAATGCTGTTCATCCCATCACAATAGCCTGCCGCGGTCGAGCATTAGGATAAACAAGAAAATGAAAACTAAAGGAAGAGAACTTAAAAGTAGTGGGCTGTAACACCTATATACACACTGAAGTCATAGGGCATATTGAAGATGAGTGTACTGTGCTCCTTGTCAGTTATCACGAGTGTGAAGTTTCCTGGCTCCTCTAAGCTGAAGGAGAACGATTTAATGCCTGGCTCAATTTCTTTGaagagcaaatcagcaatgggCATAGACAAATTTGTTCCCTTCTCAATAACTTCAACATCAAATTCATATAATCCTGATACTAAGTTTGCATATTGATCATACTGGTGTATGAAAGCTTCCATCTTTGAAAATAATTGAAATGAATTCGTTTCAACGTTCCATTTACCCACACAGCTGTGAATATCCAGTATTCCTGTAACAGTTGTATCATCATGGAGTCAAAAAATCTAGGCCAATCCAAATAAAATGAATTTGAAAGAGCAATTTTGGTAATCACCTCACATTATTAGATTGAAAAACATGTTAATAACCTGGATTGACCGTGAATGCCAATGGAGAGCCCTCCAACACCTGTTTTTCGACCTCTAGATGAAGTAGGAGGCTTCCAGCTGTGGCTGCAACAAACTCGATACTGATATAGCCTTGATGATTCCACCCTTTGTTGGTTACATTAAGCACATCTGCGGGAAGTCCTGAGTTGGTCGACGCAAACAAAGTGAAGTTGAAAGTGATGGGCCCTTCACTAGATGAAGATACATTATTTCCAAATGCATCTTTTGGAAGGATCAACACCTCAGCCTTAGTTCCAGCTATAAACTCGTCTACTCCATCCTTCCAAGACAAAATTCCTGAGGCTGGATACATTCTACCTTCAAGTTTAAAGCATGCGTAGGAAATTATATTGCTGATACAAAATGGAAAATTAATgggaaaaatttaaaaaaaaaacctggAGTAACGCCGAAGTGCAAAGAAGAATCCAACACCCGAAAACGATGATCAGTAATCAGCACATTGAATGAACCCACCATAATAGGAGTAAAAGAAATCTTCCAATCCTCGAATTCACCACCAAAATCCAAAGAAACGCCGGAAATGTAACTGCTGTTGCCATTCTTATCATTCACCGTGATGTTCGGATTGAACGGAAACTCGTACTTTCCACTATCATATTTTCCAAGAACTATCACTCTTATAGTCGCAGTGTCACCCGCCATGTACATGTCGCTATTATTCAGCCAACTGAAAGCAAAAAGGGGCATTGGTGAATTATCTGCAAGGAACAGAGACATTTAATTTTCAAACAATCATTCATATATATTTTCACTTAGAAATCTTGATTAGTAAAATGAAAGCATGCAGATTAGTACCTGATTTCGAGGAATCAAAGAGAATGGAGGAGATTAGTGATATAATCGGAGGGAGCAGAAGAATTTTGGAAGCCATTAATGGAAAAAGTTCTGCAGAGATTCAGCGGTGTTGGAGGgggaaaattttttgtacagaataactgaaaaataatattgtcATGCACGTCTTATTACAGTTTTGAGTTTTGACAAATTCCGCCGTCAATTTctgattataattttttttttggtatactTTTTGTCAATAATTCTTGTAATTTAAATATGCACATACATTCTTCAACAAACGAAGCACCATATGATCACTTTTTTCCTATACTAATGCCACCAAGTTTCCAACAAATCATAATGAAAGGATTTGAGGTCGTGACAAAAATAAACAAGTGTGTAATTTTAAGTAGGTGTTGTCAGTGTTGTCAATATCTGTGGGGGCCAATATCTTAATCAAGATTAATTAACATGCAATCATCGTTAAGTAATAAATAGCGAAAAAGTGagttaaaaatttttgtttggaTCTATAAAAATTTGGACATGACCTCCTCGTAAATAGGACAtacctaaataatttaaataactcaaaataacttaacaatATCAGCATATAATGGTAAATTTTTTCCTATACTAATGCCACCAAGTTTCCAACAAAGTCGTGACAAAAATAAACCAGTGTGTAATTTTAAGTAGGCGTTGTCTCCAAGGGCGGCTCCATTAAGGGGAAATGATTTTCTTTTTTAATACTCTTAcatgtaaaataaatttataatttatgagTATAGATTATGAACCAAATACGAAAATACAAGAGAAGGGCAAAAAACCTTAGTTATTTTTCGTTATTTAATGTGTGCAAAGTGATCCGAAAATTTGTGgctcataattttttaaaaattgaaacCCAAACACTAAGTTTTTAAACCTAAATACAAATGagtttaagtttttttaaacCTGAAAACAAATTGTTGAAGCATGAATTGTTAGCTTACAAGCTTGTgagtttgaatttgattttaacAGTCGtaacaaccacaaagaagaaaaaaaattttgttgtgtAAATTAATACGAATATTATAAATTACTtatactcaaaaatatatattttgtagtTTTTCGATTGAAgttattaataattttcaaaagttgTAGGGATATATTGTaagttaaatttaaaatctaACAATATTATTTACATTATTTACATTATTGGagcactatatatatatatatatatatatatatatatttgtgatttTTGGTTCTCCTTCTGCCCTCCCTTGATAATATTCCTGAATCCACCCCTCTTGTCTCTGGTGTTGTCAATGTTGTCATTACCTGTGGGGGCCCAATATCTTAATCAAGATTAATTAACATGCAATCATCGTTAAGTAATAAACAGCAAAAAAGTGagttaaaaatttttgtttggGCCTATAAAAATGCGGACATGACCTCCCCATAAACAGAACATACctgaataatttaaataactcaaaatcACTTAACAATATCAGCATATCATGTAAATTGTTCACCTCAAAGAGCTTTTCATCAGAAAATTCATCACGAATATTGCTGCTACTCTGAATCGGTTTCTCCAAGCGTGAAAGATGGTTTGCTACTTGATTTTTCGTGCCCTTCCTATCAATGATCTCCAAgtcaaattcctgcaagagaAGAATCTAACGAATTAGTCTTGACTTTGCATCTTTCTTATCCATCAAGAATTTCAGGGCCGAATTGTCAGTGTGTACGATCACTTTGCTCACAATCAAGTATGATCTGAATTTATCTATGGCAAAAACCACCGCAAGTAGCTCTTTTTCTGTTGTAGCATAATTCAGTTGGGCAGTTGATAATGTCATACTAGCATAGTAGATGACATGAATGGTTTTTTCTCGCTTCTGCCCCAAATTTGCTCCTAGAACTGTATCACTTGCGTCAcacattatctcaaaaaggtGATCCCCAATCAAGTGCTACAATCACTGGTGCAGTGATTAACTTTTTCTTCAGAATCTAAAATTCTTGCACACACTCAGCAGAAAAATCAAACGACACATCTTTTATCAGCAAATTAGTCAGTGGCTTGGCGATGCTAGAAAAATCCTTAATGAACCGTCTATAGAACCCCTGCATGTCCTAAAAATCTACGCACCCCTTTTATATTTGATGGAGGGATAAGTTTATTAATTACTTCAATTTTTGCCTTATCAACCTCAATCTCATGTTTAGAAATTTTATGCTCCAAGACAATTCCCTCTGTCACCATAAAaggacatttttcccaattcaatacaaaatttgaCTCTTCACATCTTCCTAAAATCTTAGAGAGATTCAACAAGCAAGCATCAAAAAAAAGAGCCAAAaactgaaaaatcatccatgaatatCTCAATAAAATCCTCATTCATGTCATGGAAAATTTTCATCATGCAGCGTTGGAAAATAGCCGGTGCTTACAAATGTCGAATGTCAttcgtttatatgcaaaagtccCATAAGTACACGTAAAAGTGGTTTTCTCTTGATCTTCAGGAGCaataggaatttgcatataacCCGAATAGCCATCCAAGAAACAATAAAAAGGATGTCCGGCTaatcttttcaaaatttgatcaATGAAGTGTAGGGAAAAATGATCTTTACGGGTTGCATCATTAAGTTTTCTATAATAAATGCAACACGTCAACCCGTAACAGTTCTAGTGAGAATCAACTCATTATTCTCATTTTTCACAACAGTAATCCCATCCTTTTTCGGAATAACTTGTACaggacttacccatttactatcaGAGATTGggtagataatacctgcatccaAAAGCTTAATTACCTCCTTCTTGACCACTTCTTGCATGGCGGGATTGAGACGCCTCTGAGGCTGGGTTGATGTCTTATGATCAGCTTCCATCAGAATCTTATGCATGCACATGGAAGAGCTGATCCCTTTTATATCTGCTATACTCCACCCAATGGCTTTGATATTATCTATCAAAACTCGAGTCAGCTTCTGTTTCTCGTCCCCTATCAAAGTAGAAGAAATAATTACAGGCAGTTTATCATTATCAAGCAAAAACAAATACTTCAGATGTGAAGGGAGAGGTTTCATTTCAAGGATCGGAGTCTCTTCAATTGATGGATTCAATGCTCTTGGAATACGTCCAAGCTCCCCAAGCCTTGAGTTTATCGTTCTTGAGAGTGGTTTTTCGGCATCCAAGTACTGCACATATTCTTCAATCTCCTCATTACACAACTCTCTTGGAGATGAATGGGTCAAGCAAACCTCCAAAGTATCTTCACAAATAAATTCATGCACATCACACCCAACAAACCATCTATAGCATCAATTCGAAAACAATTAGAAACATTAGATGGACATTTCATAGAATGAAATACATTAAATACCACACTCTCATCTATCAGCATCAATTCACCCTTTTGTACATCAATCAAAGCTTTATCAATGGCTAAAAATGGTCTACCTAAGATAAGAGGAATCTCACGATCCTTTTCCATATCCAACACAACAAAGTTCACtgagaaaataaatttatcaaatttcacTTAAACGTCCTCTACAATCCCCctaggatatttaatttatcTATCAGCCAATTGTAGGGAAATTATAGTTGGTTTCACCTCACCAATTCCTAACTTCTCAAAACAAGAATATGACATCAGATTAATGCTTGCACCAAGATCACATAAAGCTTTGCTAAAAAGTGATTTTCCTATGCTACAAGGAATAGAGAAGCTACCAGGATCCTTAAGCTTCGGATgtaatttattttgtaaaatttcagaaaattccTCCGAAAGTTTAACTATCTCAAAGTCCACAAGTTTCCTCTTATTTGATAAAATCTCCTTTAAAATTTTTGCATATGAGGGCATTTGAGCTAAAGCTTTTGCAAACGGGATATTTATGTGAAGCTTCTTAAAAATCTcaagaaattttgaaaattgattatcgagttgcagttgctttgctcttTGGGAAAAATGGAGAGAATTGATATCAATATTAGCATTAGATTTTAGAGACTTGCCTTTCTCTCTTGAATCCTCGCCCTTCTGCTTGGGTGATTCTTTCTCCTTGTCAGCTTTTTCAACATCAACATCCTCCTTCTTCACTTGTTCAGCTACTATGACTGCATTGACGCCTTTCAGATTCTTTTTGTGTGTCACTAGGTAGTGAGCCTGGAGCCCGTGTAGCGAACTGGTTCGCCAACTGTCCCAATTGAGTTTCCACTCTTTGCATCATAGCATCATGATTCTCCCATCTCATCTCATTCCCAGCTATGTATTTTGCAAGAATATCTTCCAGATTTGACTCATTCTCAGACTGTTTGAAACCCGGTGGCATAGAAGGTCCATCATCTTTAGAGATGGCAATGGGTCAGATCTAAACCCGGACTCGCATTGAACTCGGCCCAGCGGGACGGGTTTAGACCCGGCCAAGCAGGTCCACATGCGGGTCCAGGGTGGGTCTCGAGTTTGGCCGGACCCACCccgccaaaaatatatattaaatataattaaatataaatataaaatatacatgtatatatattaataatatataattatattatttatattacataatcaatattttatccctaatttgagtttataatatttttgaatttaaataattttaatatattatgatatttttaacatgaaaatatattattatg comes from Henckelia pumila isolate YLH828 chromosome 4, ASM3356847v2, whole genome shotgun sequence and encodes:
- the LOC140861395 gene encoding protein GAMETE EXPRESSED 2 is translated as MVGSFNVLITDHRFRVLDSSLHFGVTPGRMYPASGILSWKDGVDEFIAGTKAEVLILPKDAFGNNVSSSSEGPITFNFTLFASTNSGLPADVLNVTNKGWNHQGYISIEFVAATAGSLLLHLEVEKQVLEGSPLAFTVNPGILDIHSCVGKWNVETNSFQLFSKMEAFIHQYDQYANLVSGLYEFDVEVIEKGTNLSMPIADLLFKEIEPGIKSFSFSLEEPGNFTLVITDKEHSTLIFNMPYDFSVYIGYCDGMNSIVNGSGLNDSVAGDTAKFSVFLKDAYLYPSPVEVESLQVRIVHEFDYSQILHPSILIREISNGSMSYGTPNNGDFDLMQVANATVNNLSGNQIPKASVFDVIYRPEKSGIYEISVFCGNIQLNDGHPFRKEVSAGVVNMSLSEVVKCSTKVPKLVNNEVVVQLKDSYYNHVQSKQARLKLEIVSIEKSSIMTWNFSDNNDGTYTASYQAKEVGTYEICASYDGVHFMPSPFGVNVYNSEYFPKVYNDTISLWEDESIAFNVLENDYFAGGHAGIFEYTKPYHGSLLQYGHLFRYTPYKRFHGNDSFLYTIADVNGNLASGAVNLFVLCVPPQLVSIPMNLQATEDVVSPRFGGFPGFEIIYSDLSENITVKLSAQNGIVLLSPMPMLFQPKFYEFSIQRGAGNANGLTLIGCLDSINLALRSINYFGKENFYGADVIRISTTNKNGENTIDVPIYVQPINDPPVINIPSYLVLDEKSDGILIFGGQNGKLDFVTDPDIVYFPGNRSHFLLLSSVEVSSGFLSTSLPAELIGSTEIKLKTGSHQWQPLQTFVTISKHFLVKAKAIRFRGSIEELNSIMEQLMFHEGKHGAVLTVTVNDLGNHGCYPNCNEMMTSSLFVQSNMNLIRKRPMSSFAAHTFGAVIVIESISVLCLGLMLLLFICKCAVILLREKKRHKAQHIELSKIQDSSKQAKAVDLTGNEKLSTKISAQSLGDRQEETQPLNPN